The Haploplasma axanthum region TATATTTAAAGGTGGAACATGTCTTTCATTGATACTTCAAGAGTTTACTAGATTTTCGATTGATATTGATATTACGGTTGATATGAAAGAGGGTGATATTGATTCATATTTAAGTGTATTAAACTATCAAGATTATTTTTTGAGATTTGAAAGACAAGAAAGACCGCAAAAGGGGAAATTACTTAAGAGACATTATAAATTTTATTATATGTCAAAGCACAATGAAAAAGAAGATTATGTCTTATTAGATATCGTATTTGAAAAAACTATTTACAATGAAATAGAAAAGACAAAATTAGATTTTTTATTATTACAAACGACAGAACCATATTATTATGTTAAAACACCTAGTTTAAAAAATATATTGATTGATAAGTTAACCGCATTTGCACCTAATACCATAGGGATTACATACGAAAGTGAAAAATATATGGAGATCATTAAACAGATGTATGATGTTTCAAAGATTAGCAAAAAAATAAGTGAAGAGGATATATTAATTGATTTATATCCCATTATTGCTGGTATTCAAATTAAAAACAGAAACTTAAAAATAGATTTTAAGAATACTTTAACAGACACTATATATACTGCTCTAGATATTTTAACTCAAGGAGAATATTCAAACGAAAAACATCAATATCTTAAAAGTGCAATTAATGGGTTTAGAGGATATGTTTATGGCAATAAGTTTACTTATATTGATGCTGAAGATGCAGCAATTGATGTTTTGTACATTTCCACAATTATATTAGTCGAAGGGATTGAAAAATTTAAGCAAATATCCGAACAAAAGATAGTAATTAAAAACTTAGAAGTTTTTTCTAAAAATTTCAGGACCTTGAAAGGTAATCATACTTTAAGCGGTCAATTTACTAAGTTGGAAAGCAGTCTTAAAGTTTTAAAATTTATAGAGTTTTCACTATAGAGCAAATGCGAAAAAAATAAAAAAATACGCAAATGCGTCGAAAGCAATTAAGTAATTTAAAAATTGAAATGAGACTAACTATCAGAAGTCAAGAGATTTGAAGTATTAAACAAGAAAAAACCTCAATCAAGGTTAAATTAAAAATATGAAGAGTATAATCAGCTACAAATTATACTAACTTGTTTGTATCAAACGAGACTTTATTAGTTTCAATGTGATAAATTATTCGGATTAATTTCCTAGAGATATTGACTAAAATAACCTTATGATGTTTACCTTGATTTCGTTTTAAGTGATAATAGTCATTTATTTGTGGAATATACTGTAATGAGTAGAAAGCATACATGTAAAGATATTTACGTAGTAGTGAAGAACCACGTTTAACAATTTTTCCGAATCTTTCAGTTGTACCAGATTGACTAATCTTGACATCTAGTCCGGCATAAGCAGTTAGTTGACCAGGATTAGAAAAACGAGTAATATCTCCAATTTCAGCATAAATAGCTGCTGCAGCGATGATGCTGATAGAGGGGATTGTGTGAATCAAGGAATCTGTTTTAAAGTAAAGATTTTCAATTTCCGTATCAAGAACCTCAATTATTCTAACTAATTCAGAATAATGATTGATGATGGTAGTAATTAGTAAATCATATATTTTACTTGAAGTACCAATTGATTCTTTGGCCAAAGATTTTAGTTTTGAAAACTTTGGATATGTGAATTTGCCCCTTGAAAGTTTGCGTAATTTATCAAAGTGGGTCATATTTAAATTAGATATCTTCTCTTTGTTTTTATAGGTTTTTAATATATATAAAGGTGTTTTACCCATTAAATTATTGAAAAAACCTTTAAACTCAGGAAAAGACTTATCTAATGTAAATGTCAATACCAAACTAGGTCAATATATTGGTGCGAAACTAGGTCAGTACTAATTACTTAACCACGCCTTAGTTTCTTTAATTCTATAAGAATCACCTTTAATATTAATTACAGTTGCCTTATGAGCTAGTCTATCAACCATTGCTGCTGTTAATGTTGGATCACCAAATATTTCTTCCCACCTAGTAAATGCTAGGTTAGTAGTAATAACTATTGATTTAGTTTCATTTCTCATTGAAAGTAAATTAAATAATAACTCACTACCTTCTTTATCAAAGCCAATATATCCCAGTTCATCTAATATGACTAAATCATATGTGATGAACCTTTTTTTATAATTAGTAAGTTGGTTTAGCGTCATTGATTCTTTTAATTCTGTTATTAGATTAGGCACTGTAATATATAATACATTTTTACCTTTCATATTAGCTGCGATACCTAGTCCAATCGCTGTATGAGTTTTACCAACACCAGGATTACCAACTAATATTACATTTCTTCCTTCATCTAAAAACCGTAATGATTGAAGTTCTCTAATTTGATTAGAAACTTCAATAGGAAATGATTCTAACTTTAGATCATGTAAATACTTAAGGTGCGGATATTTAGCCATTCTAATCCTACGATTAATACCATTTGATTCTCTAGCCTTCACTTCACTAGTTAATACTAGATTTAAGAAGTCTTCGTAACTTGCATTATTATCCATTGCTTCACTAATAATGCTTTGATAGTTATCTCTAATATTTGCTAGTTTTAAATTGTTTGCTAATTGCTCAATTGTCTTCATTGAATATTTTCTCCCTGATTAAATAAATTTGATATTTGTGTTAGTTGGTTTGAACTAACCTCTTCAATACTAATTTCATTAGTTTTACTACACTTTATGTTTTTGCCATTATTGAGTTTTACTAATAACTCATTTAATTCATAAATATCATTTTCACTAATCAATTTAATGAAATCTTTGGGGTTTGTGGTAAAATATTTATGAAATAACTCCTGATATATTTTTGGAGATTGTTTTAGAGCCAGTGAATTTGTTAGTGCACCAGGCTTTTTTAATAAAGTAGAAGTGTAGTGAAGAATATTGATGGAATGTTCTTTATTACCTTCTATTTTTTTATGACTTGCTATTAGTTCGTGTTTTAAGTTGTAAACGTTGATATGTCCTATATAAACGTTAGAATATACACTTTTACCAACATAAGAATCAGGAACTGAATAATAGTTAGATTCAATCATTATTATTGATTCATGATTTACTTTTGATTGTTCAAGTCTTCCTAGTTCATATCTTGTTTTTGGTAAGTTAATTAATTGAGTTTTTTCGTTTATTAATTTTATTTTATCTTGATTAAGTTTATTTATTTCACCAAATACATAATCTCTTAAACTTTTTAGTGAGTTAAATTTATAGCTGAATGTAAATAACTCTGTTCTAGCTATTTTTCCACTATTTTCTACATGTCCCTTTTCATTTCCGCTTCTTGGGTTCGTTGTCATAATTTTAAAACCATAATAGTTAGATAGTTTAATTAATTCTTCATTATAAATCTTAGAACCACCATAGACAAATCTACTTACGACATTTCGCATATTATCAAAAACGATTTGTTTTGGTACTCCGCCTATTTCTTCAAAGAAGTGTACTAAACTATCAATGAATGTTTCAAACTTTTGATTTTCATAATGTTTTACGAAAATATAATTACTGTATGGTAGTGTTACTGTTGCTTGATGCACTTTCTTTAACTTACCATCAATTATGACTTTAATTTCATGAAAATCATATTCTGCCCTAAATCCTGGCTCATATTTTTGTTTTATAAATGTTTCCTTATTTCTATTCTTATAACGCTTATATTCTATTTGAATTGTTGTTATACCTACATTAAATCCCTCTGATCTTAATTTCCTATGAAGAAGTGATGCTGTTACTTTTTGTTTGTTTAAACCTAGTATTAAATCTTTATCTTCATCTTGTTTTAGTAACTCATAAAATCTTTGTTTCAAATTACCACTAAATATCTTTCTAACACTTACACCTTTTCTTATAGGTGCACTTACTAACTCTTTTTGAAGTTTAATTATTTGTTGTTTGTCTGTTTCATTTTCTATTAATTTTGTTAGTTTATTCATTTCTTTAACATACTTATTAACTGTATCTTTTGAAATGTTCAATTCTAGAGCTATTTTTCGATTTGACATACCGTTACGCTTTAATGATAATATATCGTTCTTCATGTATATTGATACCATTCTTTCTACCTCACATCATTTAATTTATATGAGGTTATTATACTATGCGTGGGTATACTGACCTAATTTCGTACCAACATTATTTGTTTTATTGACCTAGTTATATATTAACAAATACATCTAAAACATTTGTTAGACGAACTAATTGTTTAGAACGCATTTGTAAATAAGTGTCTCGTTGTCTAACTAATTCTTTTAATTCATTTTTATGGTAAAATTTACTATGTAAGGTTTTGTAGTCAAACTGGCCTAACATGGAAGCTATTAGTTTAGCATCAATTTTATCAGTCTTAGTCCTTCTTAACGTAGTAGCCTTGGAAAACTGACTTGTTAATTGAGGATTAAACTCTAAATAAGTATAACCTAATTTAGATAAAAATGATTTCAAATTGATTCCATAATGCCCAGTTGACTCAAAACCTATTTTTATTAGACTTGGATCACTTAAAGCACTTAGCTCATTTTTGAGATTTTGGAATCCATCATAATCGTTCGTGAATGTGAACGAATTAATTTTAACACCTGCATCAGTAGCTATGAAGCAGTCGTGTTTGAATTTTGAGATATCTATTCCAACATGGAACATGATACTCACCTCCTAATGATTTGGCGCAGGGTTTAACGAATCTCTTATTTCTTTAACCTTGTGATAAAGCGTCTAGCGCTAACTAACTAATTGAAAGTTAAAAATAAGAGCCGTAGTAGTTGCCTCATGTAAACGTCAAGCGTTAATAAAATGAAAAAAATCCACGGCGCCTTAAATATATTATAGTAGAAAATAAAGAAAGGATGTATACTCGATTCACCACTATAATCATAAATCGAGTATACAAGGCTAAAAATGAAAAGGATTTGATTCTCCATTTTCCTAGTAACTAATCCTATAATACGCCTAATATTTTTAATTTTGTCTTTTAATGTTTCTAAATCATGTTTTCGATAGGTTGGTAATAATCTTTTTATAGTACTTCATTAACTTTATAGTTAAATGTTATTCGAGTTTGTGAAAATTCTTGTTCATACATTTCATATAAATGGTTAAATAAGAGTACCCAATAGTGTGCAAATAAGAATCCCCAATTCTTAACACTAAGAGGTACTCTTTTTTGTTAGAATAGTTATTAACGAAAGGTTGATGATATTATGACAAAAATAATACTAGAACAAATAACAAATATAAAAGATTTACTACTATTTAGTAGAGCATACAAGGAGGGCTTAATAAAATTGAATATTAGCAAACTATCAAAAGAGTTAAATAAAGATAGAAAAACAATTAAGAAATACTTAAACGGTGAAGTTCCAAAGGAAACTAGAAAGAGAGTTAAATAT contains the following coding sequences:
- a CDS encoding nucleotidyl transferase AbiEii/AbiGii toxin family protein, with the protein product MIKKETFDLNWIMTFNGKPQRANPEIIEKEIYALKLLELLLESKLDFIFKGGTCLSLILQEFTRFSIDIDITVDMKEGDIDSYLSVLNYQDYFLRFERQERPQKGKLLKRHYKFYYMSKHNEKEDYVLLDIVFEKTIYNEIEKTKLDFLLLQTTEPYYYVKTPSLKNILIDKLTAFAPNTIGITYESEKYMEIIKQMYDVSKISKKISEEDILIDLYPIIAGIQIKNRNLKIDFKNTLTDTIYTALDILTQGEYSNEKHQYLKSAINGFRGYVYGNKFTYIDAEDAAIDVLYISTIILVEGIEKFKQISEQKIVIKNLEVFSKNFRTLKGNHTLSGQFTKLESSLKVLKFIEFSL
- a CDS encoding transposase, translated to MTFTLDKSFPEFKGFFNNLMGKTPLYILKTYKNKEKISNLNMTHFDKLRKLSRGKFTYPKFSKLKSLAKESIGTSSKIYDLLITTIINHYSELVRIIEVLDTEIENLYFKTDSLIHTIPSISIIAAAAIYAEIGDITRFSNPGQLTAYAGLDVKISQSGTTERFGKIVKRGSSLLRKYLYMYAFYSLQYIPQINDYYHLKRNQGKHHKVILVNISRKLIRIIYHIETNKVSFDTNKLV
- the istB gene encoding IS21-like element helper ATPase IstB; protein product: MKTIEQLANNLKLANIRDNYQSIISEAMDNNASYEDFLNLVLTSEVKARESNGINRRIRMAKYPHLKYLHDLKLESFPIEVSNQIRELQSLRFLDEGRNVILVGNPGVGKTHTAIGLGIAANMKGKNVLYITVPNLITELKESMTLNQLTNYKKRFITYDLVILDELGYIGFDKEGSELLFNLLSMRNETKSIVITTNLAFTRWEEIFGDPTLTAAMVDRLAHKATVINIKGDSYRIKETKAWLSN
- the istA gene encoding IS21 family transposase; the protein is MVSIYMKNDILSLKRNGMSNRKIALELNISKDTVNKYVKEMNKLTKLIENETDKQQIIKLQKELVSAPIRKGVSVRKIFSGNLKQRFYELLKQDEDKDLILGLNKQKVTASLLHRKLRSEGFNVGITTIQIEYKRYKNRNKETFIKQKYEPGFRAEYDFHEIKVIIDGKLKKVHQATVTLPYSNYIFVKHYENQKFETFIDSLVHFFEEIGGVPKQIVFDNMRNVVSRFVYGGSKIYNEELIKLSNYYGFKIMTTNPRSGNEKGHVENSGKIARTELFTFSYKFNSLKSLRDYVFGEINKLNQDKIKLINEKTQLINLPKTRYELGRLEQSKVNHESIIMIESNYYSVPDSYVGKSVYSNVYIGHINVYNLKHELIASHKKIEGNKEHSINILHYTSTLLKKPGALTNSLALKQSPKIYQELFHKYFTTNPKDFIKLISENDIYELNELLVKLNNGKNIKCSKTNEISIEEVSSNQLTQISNLFNQGENIQ
- a CDS encoding IS110 family transposase, with product MFHVGIDISKFKHDCFIATDAGVKINSFTFTNDYDGFQNLKNELSALSDPSLIKIGFESTGHYGINLKSFLSKLGYTYLEFNPQLTSQFSKATTLRRTKTDKIDAKLIASMLGQFDYKTLHSKFYHKNELKELVRQRDTYLQMRSKQLVRLTNVLDVFVNI